One Diabrotica virgifera virgifera chromosome 3, PGI_DIABVI_V3a genomic window carries:
- the LOC126882666 gene encoding uncharacterized protein LOC126882666: MTTVYENQEHSDSVVMPPIFDIYRKPMFDESIRKAEYRTYAPFIKSFNCNDIVEFSINQVDSFFEMSETLLCIKGSLVDKAGSGTITLANNVGAFLFDSCTYSESAREMETVRDPGIVSAVRAMTCYNQEDSKYMVMAGWNYPNNPILNDTSFNIQMPLKHIFNIFNDYPMITCGRQTIRLVRARNDNDCLIITDAATTAKINITNIELRVKHIYPNDEIKLQLMTSIQEDRPIVIPFRKWELHELPTITKGARREVWAVKTSTSVERPRYVIVFFQTGKRNTIKADPTLFDNVSIQSIRLSLNGEYFPNERMQLDFSKTDYNEAYFNYTEFHPSYAHSTQKRPLLDFSAFQHHALFVIDCSKQEESMKASTVDVKLDIEANNGFPDNTKAYCIIIHDCVMEYFPLTEIVKSLN; encoded by the coding sequence atgaCGACAGTGTATGAAAATCAAGAACATTCAGACAGCGTAGTAATGCCTCCAATATTCGATATTTATCGTAAGCCAATGTTTGATGAATCGATTCGAAAGGCTGAATACCGAACATATGCACCATTCATTAAATCATTCAACTGCAATGATATTGTTGAATTCAGCATTAATCAAGTTGACTCGTTTTTTGAAATGAGCGAAACCTTGTTATGCATTAAAGGATCACTCGTCGATAAAGCGGGATCTGGAACAATCACGCTAGCAAATAATGTGGGTGCTTTTCTGTTCGATTCGTGTACGTACAGCGAAAGCGCACGGGAGATGGAAACAGTGCGGGATCCTGGTATCGTAAGTGCTGTACGTGCTATGACATGTTACAATCAGGAAGATTCCAAGTATATGGTTATGGCAGGTTGGAATTACCCTAATAATCCCATTCTAAACGATACTTCATTCAACATACAGATGCCTCTTAAGcacatttttaacattttcaacgaTTATCCAATGATTACGTGTGGTCGTCAAACAATAAGACTAGTTCGAGCTCGAAACGACAACGATTGTTTAATTATTACAGATGCAGCTACAACAGCAAAGATTAACATCACCAACATTGAGCTCAGAGTGAAGCACATATATCCCAACGATGAAATTAAACTACAACTAATGACGTCCATTCAAGAAGATCGCCCTATAGTTATTCCGTTTAGAAAGTGGGAATTGCACGAATTGCCTACCATTACCAAAGGTGCTAGACGTGAAGTTTGGGCCGTTAAAACTAGCACATCAGTTGAAAGACCACGTTATGTTATTGTTTTCTTTCAAACGGGAAAGCGTAACACAATCAAAGCTGATCCTACCTTATTTGATAATGTCAGCATCCAAAGTATTAGATTATCCTTAAATGGAGAATATTTTCCGAACGAGAGAATGCAGTTGGATTTTAGCAAAACTGACTACAACGAGGCCTATTTCAACTATACCGAATTTCATCCCAGCTACGCACATTCCACACAAAAGCGACCTCTACTCGATTTCTCAGCTTTCCAGCATCATGCATTGTTCGTCATCGATTGTTCAAAACAAGAAGAAAGCATGAAAGCATCCACTGTTGACGTAAAACTCGATATTGAAGCGAATAACGGTTTTCCCGACAACACCAAGGCCTATTGTATTATAATTCACGACTGTGTAATGGAGTACTTCCCTCTTaccgaaattgtaaaaagtctAAATTAG